The following proteins come from a genomic window of Lolium rigidum isolate FL_2022 chromosome 5, APGP_CSIRO_Lrig_0.1, whole genome shotgun sequence:
- the LOC124657953 gene encoding O-fucosyltransferase 31-like → MRRPSSSPSPARAPALAAAAAVVLLPAIFPALFSPLGRAFPSLFSEWNAPKPMHESLLNQALQWTIPDEQKRDLWTPLPYQGWKPCLKSPGTHDLPFGYIQVFLDGGLNQQRMGICDAVAVAKILNATLVIPHLEVNPVWKDSSSFEDIFNVDHFISTLRREVSIVKYLPKEFSWSTREFYGTGIRATRIKTAPLHASASWYIENVGPILRSYGIAAIAPFSHRLAFDDLPADIQRLRCKVNFEALVFLPYIISLGRTLEKRLRSPVQGHSIELAQQGVEENTNQAGKYAVLHLRFDKDMAAHSACDFGGGRAEKLALAKYRQVIWQGRVLNSQLTDEELRNTGRCPLTPEEIGLILVALGFDNSTRLYLASHKVYGGEARISSLRKLFPLMEDKRSLASEDELAKVEGKASVLAALDYYISMHSDVFISASPGNMHNALLAHRAYRNLKTIRPNMALLGHVFVNKSMEWSGFQQAVQAGHKGRYGQIRLRKPTQSIYTYPAPDCMCQG, encoded by the exons ATGCGGAGGCCGTCGTCTTCGCCGTCTCCGGCGAGGGCCCCGGCGTTGGCTGCAGCAGCGGCTGTCGTGCTCCTCCCGGCTATCTTCCCCGCGCTCTTCTCCCCGCTCGGCCGCGCCTTCCCTTCCCTATTCTCA GAGTGGAATGCCCCTAAACCAATGCACGAGTCTCTTTTGAATCAGGCTTTGCAATGGACGATC CCAGATGAACAGAAGAGAGATCTGTGGACACCCTTGCCTTATCAGGGGTGGAAACCATGCTTAAAGTCACCGGGCACTCATG ATTTACCTTTTGGGTACATCCAAGTATTTCTTGATGGTGGACTGAACCAGCAAAGAATGGGG ATATGTGATGCAGTTGCGGTTGCAAAGATTTTGAACGCTACTCTTGTGATCCCACATCTTGAAGTAAACCCTGTTTGGAAAGACTCAAG CTCATTCGAAGATATTTTTAATGTGGATCACTTCATCAGCACCCTAAGACGTGAGGTTTCAATAGTGAAATATCTGCCAAAAGAATTTTCATGGAGCACAAGAGAGTTCTACGGCACAGGAATCCGCGCCACAAGAATAAAAACTGCACCTCTTCATGCCTCTGCTAGTTGGTATATAGAGAATGTCGGTCCAATTCTGCGAAG TTACGGCATTGCTGCCATTGCCCCCTTTTCTCACCGCCTTGCATTTGATGATTTGCCTGCGGATATTCAACGTCTGCGTTGTAAAGTTAACTTTGAAGCGCTGGTTTTTCTGCCTTACATTATCTCACTGGGGAGGACCCTTGAGAAACGTTTGCGATCTCCAGTTCAGGGGCATTCTATTGAATTAGCCCAACAAGGTGTAGAAGAAAACACGAACCAGGCTGGAAAATATGCAGTTTTACATCTCCGCTTCGATAAG GATATGGCTGCACATTCTGCCTGTGACTTTGGCGGTGGTAGAGCTGAGAAGTTAGCTCTGGCTAAGTACAGGCAAGTTATCTGGCAAGGGAGGGTATTGAATTCACAGCTAACTGATGAGGAGCTTCGAAACACAGGCCGCTGCCCATTGACTCCAGAAGAGATTGGACTGATACTAGTGGCGCTTGGCTTTGACAACAGCACTCGACTTTATCTTGCTTCTCACAAG GTGTATGGTGGTGAAGCTAGAATCTCTAGCTTGCGCAAACTTTTCCCACTGATGGAAGACAAGAGGAGCCTTGCGTCTGAAGATGAACTTGCCAAGGTTGAAGGGAAGGCTTCTGTGCTAGCAGCTCTTGACTACTATATTAGCATGCACAGTGACGTTTTCATCTCAGCATCTCCTGGCAATATGCATAATGCACTG CTGGCTCACCGGGCCTATAGGAATTTGAAGACGATAAGGCCAAACATGGCATTGCTTGGACACGTCTTTGTGAACAAGAGCATGGAGTGGTCAGGGTTTCAGCAGGCTGTACAGGCAGGCCACAAGGGTAGATATGGGCAAATCCGGCTGAGGAAGCCAACGCAGTCTATCTATACTTACCCTGCCCCAGATTGTATGTGCCAAGGGTAG